The genomic region CTTATTGAATTGAAAAGGTTCAATTCaaccaattatataatatataatactttcAGACCTGGAAGTTACGACGAATCGATTAGTCCTAGTTCAAGTACTGAAGGTACTTACATATGTCATTTAGCCAAGACTTTTATTTTCTCCGAAACAAATAAGTCCCATTTTTAAtcgttatttttttactgataaaGTAAAATTCAACTTTTAACAGTTTATATTGAACTTTTCCCcaaaaagagaaacaaaaagtttgaaggATTCTTAAATGAAACAGTTTATATTGAACTTTTTCCcaaaaagagaaacaaaaagCTTGAAGGATTCTTAAATGAAACCTCCTAAAGACCTCAAGATTGTTAAAGTAATTCAAGCTTATTTTCTTGCAAGTATGAGCgatgtttacatatatatatgttcaaCTACTTTACGTCCtttataaactaaaattaatttgagaTCAAATGTATGATTTTCGGTTTGAAGTTTGCATTGAAAAACGGAGCAAATTTGAGATTAATAGTAGCGTTGTGTAAGTACGTACTCAATGGTTGAACTTATATTTAATAATGGATTACTGAGATTTGTACCcgatcaaaaaaaattgtgtatgcaCCCAGAAGGTAATGATAAGACATTTTAAATAATGAGTGtgaataaattatatgtataagtatatatgtatatttgaggATTACATAAGTAGCAcaactatttttcaaatatttcataaatatttgttatgAATATGACgggattataatattttttcgcttATTCTATTACACTTCTAGACTGCTCCTGCGGTGTTGAAAAAACAATTGCGCGAATTAACCCATCTCTCACCGACTCACCAGGATTGCCTACATTGAACATGAATTTGACCCTGTTACAGACAACATCCGGAACACAAGTATACATGGGATACCATCCAACTTTGTTGAAAACAACATACACCTTATATATTAAATTACGATAAACGTACACTGGGCGATCGAACGTTATTTCTAGCAAGGAATCATATCGTACCCGGGATGTGCAGTGTGTATAGGTAAGCCTTGAACCTTGAATATCTTGAATATGTGCGTAGAGAATTTCCGTATATCGTTCGGAAAAGCCAGCCGAATTCATAAGCTCTCCACAAAGGACCTGGGTGGGAACCTGAACACCTGAATATATTAcatgttttttattgaaaagttttcaaacctgaaatttaattttgcaaaccTGTGATCCATATGTTACTATCTACTTGAAATGTTAGTCCACAATCAGTAACACTGGTGTTTCTATAATCAAACTGTTGATTAAGTGTTCGAACGCAGTAAGATCGGCGAGTATCGTTCGTAGCTAAATCAGTATCACTACCACCTTGGAAAGTACTTAAATTGTTCGAAGATGCCGACTGAGCAGCTGTTGATACATTAGATGCCGTATTTCCCATAAAAGACTCAAATGATGCAAAACTTGTTGGAGCAGGAGCGTTCGAAGGAGCTGAATGGCGGTAAGAAGATAAATCTCGTTGGCTACGAGATTCATAATATTCTCGACTAGTCCTTGAGCTGCAAAAGCCTTGAGGCATTGGACAATCGTTAATTGTCGggcttgaaattttaatgagaaTGGCAAGAGCTTCATTCTGTTTAAGTAGGTTAGAACGTGCAGGGCCTTCCGCAAATTGTTGGGGTGTGAGTGTTAGGAAACGAATTTTCTGAATAGCTTTACGTATAAGAACCTCGTCAATTTCATTATTGGAGCACGATAGCGAAGTAACCATATTAGACTCGGAAGGTGGTGTCATTTTATGTGCACAATCTTTTTCATCATATGGACCAGAAGTGTCACTGTCCACAACAACCACGTCTTCTACTACATTACCAGTAAAGTCATCGTCCTCTCGACTGTGCAAAGTGTTTGAGATGTCCGGCTCCATTTTGATTTCCACATCCTCAGAGTCGTCATTATCTAGGGCTGGCAAAGGTTGTCTCGGGCCCTTTTGATAAGAGTTTGGCTGTTGTAAGTGCAAGCTTTCATTTCCTATAAATAGTCCACGTTCAGAAGCATACTTTACTAATGCATTAAACAGCTCCAACTCTGACGTAATATTTAAACGGTCTTGATCAAGAATAGCCATTAAAGTTGACATTTCTATATCTACAAAACTAGGATCTTCTAACACATCACGTGTGTTAGCTGCTATgatctgaaaaaaaaagaaataaagaaaccaAATGGCACTAGcttattttataaacataattaaattcgGTACTACTGCTTACACTCATGCTGCTTTGCATTAATCGAGGCTCATCAAATAGCTTAGCAAACTCATAAGCGCGGCAGGCATTTTTAGGGCTCAAATCTGCCCATAGAAAATGAGTGCATTGCTCCACTACGTAAGGCAGCATATACTTCTTTGCCACATAACACAATTCACACGCTTTGTCGAAAGAGCTAATACTAATGCGGTCCGAGTAAATGTACTCCATCATTGCTTGAAAGGCATCAGGTTGCACGTCGGGTATTAAAATAGGATCACTCTCGTCTGGGAGGTTACCATAAAACATTCGTTCAAAAACAGGCGAGGACATTGCCAAAATCAATTTGTGCCCAGCCAAAATACGCTGATTAGGAGAGGTTCCCACCAGAAATCTACAATCGGACCACTTTTCAGACTGGAGCAAATACAGT from Anastrepha obliqua isolate idAnaObli1 chromosome 2, idAnaObli1_1.0, whole genome shotgun sequence harbors:
- the LOC129238925 gene encoding uncharacterized protein LOC129238925: MELDWQNGFQQIKERGLYLLQSEKWSDCRFLVGTSPNQRILAGHKLILAMSSPVFERMFYGNLPDESDPILIPDVQPDAFQAMMEYIYSDRISISSFDKACELCYVAKKYMLPYVVEQCTHFLWADLSPKNACRAYEFAKLFDEPRLMQSSMSIIAANTRDVLEDPSFVDIEMSTLMAILDQDRLNITSELELFNALVKYASERGLFIGNESLHLQQPNSYQKGPRQPLPALDNDDSEDVEIKMEPDISNTLHSREDDDFTGNVVEDVVVVDSDTSGPYDEKDCAHKMTPPSESNMVTSLSCSNNEIDEVLIRKAIQKIRFLTLTPQQFAEGPARSNLLKQNEALAILIKISSPTINDCPMPQGFCSSRTSREYYESRSQRDLSSYRHSAPSNAPAPTSFASFESFMGNTASNVSTAAQSASSNNLSTFQGGSDTDLATNDTRRSYCVRTLNQQFDYRNTSVTDCGLTFQVDSNIWITGVQVPTQVLCGELMNSAGFSERYTEILYAHIQDIQGSRLTYTHCTSRVRYDSLLEITFDRPVYVYRNLIYKVYVVFNKVGWYPMYTCVPDVVCNRVKFMFNVGNPGESVRDGLIRAIVFSTPQEQSRSVIE